In Endozoicomonas sp. GU-1, one DNA window encodes the following:
- a CDS encoding ImcF-related family protein, which produces MNKKAHYFYRFVGLSSYGFCCLLLCLSGWWLYRNFTAGKELTNQTRQVLLAYKANTDLLVRDRGRISSLPDTLAKLNSLADLLTGYQQTPRMLVASRRSLQPLQEMLRSYYYQQLKLRLSPYLITALAKSLDLQIQKRNTVPVFENLRLYMMLFDSSQMVTHELINNTLPLLAQPAGLNQPFTEQLEQRLTDYLTLPDYIHYQPDPALIQRAQKQLQGMTASILIYNRLKVLPDFKQSIAIANLMGPHFSHVFEVSNAPSCSKYHPLLFTSNSWNNKQLHHDAPLIINSIQDTLKIQGESAPISTALAVNTLDSVRKLFAQEYITHWHQLLNCIHIRRSSTINELTDIVSLLALLGVSPLTDVLGAVKEHTRFQTAAETNDPGSEDGFSSEGKNILRTYNQLGGSAGHNQLLSLAFTDYHRLVDENSNGEFFRNLHKHLEEILENLIHLRSADNPTVIAFKQVRQLLNGHHPVLALTLLAEGQPVAVRQWIKQLVSQWGNVYFRLAKQYIENQWLTELVSPWHQTIVGRFPVYGNGSLQIEPDAFQAAFGPGGWIDNFYSSYLKPFQVNANRLQLLEHQDFRLSPELQVFFNHARVIRRFFFNDTGTMADNSINIRVFSLSSDSTHYQLDDGYKKIIYNHGPSLWQKSIYRMNDDDRILSSSFHDVTQQQAAKTYSGPWAWLRFIRESAGEKNGDTVILHHKQDNYESSIELQSASNKNLEALLSSFKRITLPKAVFGV; this is translated from the coding sequence ATGAATAAAAAAGCACACTACTTTTATCGCTTTGTCGGCCTGAGTAGTTACGGCTTTTGTTGCCTGTTGCTGTGTCTTTCCGGTTGGTGGTTATATCGCAATTTCACGGCTGGAAAAGAGCTGACCAACCAGACCAGACAGGTACTGCTGGCTTACAAAGCCAACACTGATCTGCTGGTGCGAGACCGGGGCCGTATCAGCTCCTTGCCTGACACGCTGGCAAAGCTCAATTCTCTGGCAGACTTATTGACCGGGTACCAGCAAACACCCCGCATGTTAGTGGCCAGTCGTCGAAGTCTCCAACCGTTACAGGAAATGCTGAGGAGTTATTATTATCAACAGTTAAAGTTGAGACTGTCGCCTTATCTGATTACCGCGTTAGCCAAATCGCTGGACTTGCAGATTCAAAAAAGAAACACGGTGCCGGTTTTTGAAAATCTGCGGCTTTATATGATGCTATTTGACTCATCCCAAATGGTAACCCATGAATTAATCAACAACACCCTGCCTCTTCTGGCACAACCGGCGGGCTTAAACCAGCCGTTTACTGAACAACTTGAGCAGCGTCTGACAGATTACCTGACCCTGCCAGATTATATCCATTACCAGCCGGACCCTGCGTTAATACAGAGAGCACAAAAACAGCTACAAGGCATGACAGCCAGCATTTTGATCTACAATCGCCTGAAGGTATTGCCTGATTTCAAACAGTCCATTGCTATTGCCAACCTGATGGGACCTCATTTCAGTCATGTATTTGAAGTTAGTAATGCCCCCTCCTGCAGCAAATACCACCCGTTACTGTTCACATCCAACAGCTGGAACAATAAACAGTTACACCATGATGCACCACTGATCATCAACAGCATTCAGGATACCCTGAAAATACAGGGAGAATCTGCCCCGATCTCCACAGCATTAGCCGTGAACACCCTGGACTCAGTCAGAAAACTTTTTGCCCAGGAATACATTACTCACTGGCATCAGTTATTGAACTGCATACATATACGTCGATCGTCGACCATAAACGAGCTTACCGATATTGTCTCTTTGCTGGCGTTGCTGGGTGTTTCCCCATTAACCGATGTTCTGGGTGCCGTTAAAGAGCACACCAGGTTCCAGACAGCGGCAGAAACCAATGACCCCGGTAGTGAGGATGGTTTTAGCAGTGAAGGAAAGAATATTCTGCGGACCTATAACCAACTCGGTGGCTCCGCCGGTCATAATCAACTGCTGTCACTGGCATTTACGGATTATCACCGCCTGGTTGACGAAAACAGTAACGGGGAATTTTTCCGCAACCTGCACAAACACCTGGAAGAAATTCTTGAAAACCTGATCCACCTTCGCAGTGCTGATAACCCCACCGTGATTGCTTTCAAACAGGTTCGTCAGCTGCTTAACGGGCATCACCCGGTGCTGGCTCTTACCTTGCTGGCTGAAGGGCAGCCGGTGGCCGTCCGGCAATGGATTAAACAGCTGGTTTCACAATGGGGCAATGTCTATTTCCGGCTGGCTAAACAATATATAGAGAATCAGTGGTTAACCGAGTTGGTGTCCCCATGGCACCAGACCATTGTTGGCCGGTTCCCGGTTTATGGCAATGGCTCACTGCAAATAGAGCCTGATGCATTTCAAGCGGCTTTCGGCCCGGGAGGCTGGATAGATAATTTTTATTCGTCCTATCTGAAGCCTTTTCAAGTCAACGCCAATCGGCTTCAACTTTTAGAGCATCAGGATTTCCGCCTTAGCCCTGAACTACAGGTATTCTTTAACCATGCCCGGGTGATTAGACGCTTCTTTTTCAATGACACCGGGACCATGGCTGATAATTCAATCAATATTCGGGTATTTTCCTTAAGTTCAGATTCAACCCATTACCAGCTGGACGATGGGTACAAAAAAATAATTTACAATCATGGCCCATCGTTATGGCAGAAAAGTATTTATCGAATGAATGACGATGACCGAATACTGAGTTCATCATTCCATGATGTGACTCAACAGCAGGCAGCCAAAACCTACTCTGGCCCATGGGCGTGGCTCAGGTTCATTCGTGAATCGGCCGGGGAGAAAAATGGTGACACGGTTATCCTGCACCATAAACAGGATAATTATGAATCTTCAATAGAGCTTCAATCTGCTTCCAACAAAAATCTTGAAGCCCTGCTCTCCAGTTTTAAGCGTATTACCCTACCTAAAGCTGTTTTTGGTGTTTGA
- a CDS encoding PAAR domain-containing protein has translation MMPAARVLDMHMCPMQSPAVPPIPHVGGPVLPAPSVPTVLIGGMPSAGAGQQCLCVGPPDSIVGCSKSVLVNKMPQARMGDSTAHGGVIAMGCPTVLIGA, from the coding sequence ATGATGCCCGCCGCCCGTGTTCTTGATATGCACATGTGCCCGATGCAGAGCCCCGCAGTACCTCCAATTCCTCATGTGGGTGGGCCGGTGTTGCCAGCACCTTCGGTGCCCACTGTATTGATTGGTGGTATGCCTTCGGCTGGTGCCGGTCAGCAATGCCTGTGTGTTGGACCACCGGATTCCATCGTCGGCTGCAGCAAGTCGGTTCTGGTCAATAAAATGCCACAGGCCAGGATGGGCGATTCCACTGCGCACGGTGGGGTTATCGCCATGGGGTGTCCTACTGTTCTGATAGGGGCTTGA
- the tssK gene encoding type VI secretion system baseplate subunit TssK has translation MKPYPVCWLEGAFMTPQHFQQQNRFTQYLAGQYFQLMNPACFGFTALEIDVESLKSGRFRINYASGILPDCTPFLLDEPLTATPSSATSDAIVTLVLPITRDGCSEVGDSAQHRYRFHGQSLVDSVNPNAPVAHVDMALPNFQLMIGNEAMESYVSLNVARISYIDGNGAICLDSSFIPSAINLQISRVVMDKVEHLFNRIQQMASAVAFRINSGRQFKSEHILLQDRLWSMYFSQWQARLAVMMTRPHLLPRELYQELFSMAGGLSGLTGYEIPKPKTLHQDSLGDVLPEIFEQLINAMDVVSRDTVMEVPLDHSDFPMERILTAAIPAALGSNVQCVLSFDISGADSGWLMANIPRFITVAPQDRIQSLLKAAISGLKLTPLATPPIELCLPNCQTFVVDLSDPLIRDCSHFALHFDKQLGDPEVRLFMIQTL, from the coding sequence GTGAAACCCTATCCTGTGTGCTGGCTTGAAGGTGCTTTTATGACTCCCCAGCACTTTCAACAGCAAAACCGGTTTACCCAGTACCTGGCAGGACAGTATTTCCAATTGATGAACCCGGCCTGTTTTGGCTTCACGGCATTGGAAATTGACGTCGAATCGCTGAAATCCGGTAGATTCCGCATCAATTATGCCAGTGGCATATTGCCTGACTGCACCCCTTTCCTTCTGGACGAACCTTTAACCGCCACACCTTCATCAGCCACCAGCGATGCGATAGTGACTCTCGTCTTGCCAATAACCCGTGATGGCTGTTCTGAAGTTGGGGATTCAGCCCAGCATCGCTACCGGTTCCATGGGCAGTCTCTGGTTGACAGTGTCAACCCAAATGCCCCCGTCGCCCATGTCGATATGGCTCTGCCAAATTTCCAGTTAATGATTGGCAATGAGGCCATGGAAAGTTATGTGAGTCTTAATGTGGCCCGGATTTCTTATATTGATGGTAATGGTGCCATTTGCCTGGATAGCAGCTTTATTCCTTCTGCCATTAATTTGCAAATATCCCGGGTGGTCATGGATAAAGTCGAGCATCTTTTTAACAGAATCCAGCAGATGGCCAGTGCCGTTGCTTTCAGGATCAATAGTGGCAGGCAGTTTAAAAGCGAGCACATATTATTACAGGATCGTTTATGGAGCATGTATTTCAGTCAGTGGCAAGCACGTTTGGCCGTGATGATGACCCGCCCTCATCTGCTTCCCCGGGAGCTTTATCAAGAACTTTTTTCCATGGCCGGTGGACTATCCGGCCTGACAGGTTACGAAATTCCCAAACCCAAAACGCTCCATCAGGATTCATTGGGCGATGTGTTACCTGAAATATTTGAACAGCTTATCAATGCCATGGATGTTGTCTCCCGTGACACGGTCATGGAAGTCCCCCTGGATCACTCTGATTTTCCCATGGAGAGAATCCTCACCGCCGCTATTCCCGCAGCACTGGGCTCTAATGTCCAGTGCGTGCTTTCTTTTGACATTTCCGGTGCTGACTCCGGTTGGTTAATGGCGAATATACCGCGGTTTATTACAGTAGCCCCGCAGGACCGGATTCAATCTCTGTTAAAAGCCGCCATATCAGGACTCAAGCTGACGCCACTGGCCACGCCCCCCATTGAGTTATGTTTGCCGAATTGCCAGACTTTTGTCGTTGATCTCAGCGATCCGTTGATCAGGGACTGCTCTCACTTCGCCCTGCATTTTGATAAACAGCTGGGTGACCCGGAAGTCAGGTTATTCATGATTCAAACGCTTTGA
- the icmH gene encoding type IVB secretion system protein IcmH/DotU, giving the protein MSDPVANPENNSSTYGQLQSPGDGLAPVTGMIPVDTGNRLVDGALPLLTLINGIQRLEPPESISAFYHNIQQQLQNYENEVQHPDTRQALLILAATLDELIMATSWGTGFWLQETLCSRLFNRRDAGRYVFEIIDESLKGADQHMDLLFLSFLCFKSGFSGHFNEGRQEELNSLLVKLYHLFIKQGLLQKIKLETSNIQQEFQPLRSFPYRRTLLCFLGALMFLFIIGGILIYEQKDIAIITLEDTENVTNQPTDGYQLTTKDKVYELLFNKNN; this is encoded by the coding sequence ATGTCTGATCCGGTCGCTAATCCTGAGAATAATAGTTCAACTTATGGCCAACTCCAATCACCGGGAGATGGGCTTGCCCCTGTAACAGGTATGATACCCGTTGATACCGGTAACCGTCTTGTAGACGGCGCATTACCACTGCTTACCCTGATCAATGGGATTCAGCGGCTTGAGCCACCGGAGAGTATTTCTGCCTTCTACCATAATATCCAACAGCAACTGCAAAACTACGAAAATGAGGTTCAGCATCCGGATACCCGACAAGCTCTGCTGATTCTGGCCGCGACGCTGGATGAACTCATTATGGCGACCTCCTGGGGAACCGGTTTCTGGCTTCAGGAAACCTTATGTAGCCGTTTATTCAATAGAAGGGATGCTGGTAGATATGTCTTCGAGATAATTGATGAGAGCCTCAAAGGGGCTGACCAACACATGGATCTGTTATTTCTCTCATTTCTCTGTTTCAAATCCGGCTTTAGTGGCCATTTCAATGAGGGCAGACAGGAAGAACTGAACTCACTACTGGTAAAACTCTACCACCTGTTTATCAAACAGGGTTTATTGCAAAAAATAAAGCTGGAGACCAGCAACATTCAACAGGAATTTCAGCCATTACGATCTTTCCCCTATCGACGAACACTGTTGTGTTTTCTGGGGGCATTGATGTTCCTGTTTATTATCGGTGGCATTTTAATCTATGAACAAAAAGATATTGCCATCATCACACTTGAAGATACCGAAAATGTAACAAATCAACCGACTGACGGTTACCAATTAACTACAAAGGACAAGGTTTATGAACTCTTATTTAATAAGAATAATTAA
- a CDS encoding type VI secretion protein IcmF/TssM N-terminal domain-containing protein: MSLFPLALLALLLKWMVTLYCLVAVSIIFLCTAFCFTLLQKRREQDERATQSYISAFISKHISRTNRYRRPLFLVFSDNNTALDQLFLTMGLELFMPRIAGEKLIEGWHGKDCLLLHVKKLNELAESNHFWNTMLAMVKNRRPRQPFNGILLDLPLATLSMSPEKQEAYLDCICRYSNQAAVAAQQKLPTLFMFSGIRQLPGYDSFCKSLHRDELTCSLGAIRPEDSTEKIVLWFNSSWQKLLQQLYFRQSDFIGLIYNTQHANDSLEILFQLSTFGSQIQPLIVRFSEDPADQQAGCCRLFYLPTEQSRRQQPL, translated from the coding sequence GTGTCTTTATTTCCATTGGCTTTGCTGGCGTTGCTGCTGAAATGGATGGTCACACTTTACTGCCTGGTAGCTGTCAGTATTATTTTTCTTTGTACAGCATTCTGTTTTACCCTGCTTCAGAAACGCAGAGAACAGGATGAGCGTGCCACACAGAGCTATATATCGGCATTCATCAGCAAACATATTTCCCGTACTAATCGCTATCGCCGCCCATTATTCCTGGTCTTTTCTGATAACAACACTGCCCTGGATCAGCTTTTCCTGACCATGGGACTTGAGCTATTCATGCCACGAATTGCCGGGGAAAAGCTTATCGAGGGCTGGCACGGTAAAGACTGCCTGTTGCTCCATGTCAAAAAACTCAACGAACTGGCAGAAAGCAACCATTTCTGGAATACCATGCTTGCCATGGTCAAGAACAGACGACCACGACAGCCTTTTAATGGCATTCTGCTGGATTTACCACTGGCTACTCTCTCCATGAGCCCTGAAAAGCAGGAGGCCTACCTTGATTGTATCTGCCGATACAGCAATCAGGCGGCTGTAGCTGCACAGCAAAAGCTGCCAACCCTGTTCATGTTCTCCGGTATTCGCCAGTTACCCGGGTATGACAGCTTTTGTAAAAGCCTGCACAGGGATGAGCTTACCTGCTCGTTAGGCGCTATACGACCAGAAGACAGCACCGAAAAAATAGTTCTCTGGTTTAACTCATCCTGGCAAAAGCTGTTGCAACAGCTTTACTTCCGCCAGTCAGATTTCATTGGTCTGATATACAACACCCAACACGCAAACGACAGCCTGGAAATACTGTTTCAACTATCAACATTTGGCAGTCAGATTCAGCCGCTTATCGTCCGTTTTTCAGAAGACCCTGCTGACCAACAGGCTGGATGTTGCCGGCTATTTTATCTGCCCACCGAGCAATCCCGACGACAACAACCGTTATGA
- the tssJ gene encoding type VI secretion system lipoprotein TssJ produces MIMFQQGEEMIRYAMKMLLILLCTTPVGCSSGLTSSGLTAKEAITINITASEILNPYLGNEQNPLFIQVVQLKQIDRFQSLDFISLYQDIENSLGKDLIYLEQSFPIKPGTTVTKSIKPEMGTNFIGLLYFFSNFEQATTRHWLATQPGKKQCFDVFFNNNKGVLERCK; encoded by the coding sequence GTGATCATGTTTCAACAGGGAGAAGAGATGATTAGATATGCCATGAAGATGCTGTTGATTTTGCTTTGTACAACACCTGTTGGTTGCTCCAGTGGATTAACATCAAGCGGGTTAACAGCGAAAGAAGCCATTACGATCAACATTACAGCCAGTGAAATATTAAACCCATATTTGGGCAATGAACAAAATCCCTTATTTATTCAGGTCGTTCAGCTCAAACAGATTGATCGCTTTCAATCACTGGATTTCATCTCTTTATACCAGGATATAGAAAATTCACTTGGGAAAGACCTTATCTACCTTGAACAATCTTTCCCAATAAAACCGGGAACCACTGTAACAAAATCCATTAAACCTGAAATGGGCACAAATTTTATCGGACTCCTTTATTTTTTCAGCAACTTTGAACAGGCGACTACCCGTCACTGGCTAGCAACCCAGCCCGGCAAGAAACAATGTTTTGATGTTTTCTTCAATAACAATAAAGGGGTTTTAGAACGCTGCAAATAA
- a CDS encoding DUF6931 family protein, with the protein MSALLFDDLTRLLQVYNFNEHLVQQAQKVTSPDQLLTSLLTEQAYSDSVVFLAHCFKKEYSISWGYLCLVHTPVLWSRQEANVLEGIDSWLKTPVEKHRRSHEKDLHHLGVKSPVAWLGQAIFWSGGSITPEDAPAVDPSPSLFRQAVSGAVQLAALVEDAMHTSTLFPRFINLGIKLIGGMHKDDLLTLSPEDDNL; encoded by the coding sequence ATGAGTGCTTTGTTGTTCGATGACCTGACCAGACTTTTGCAGGTGTACAATTTTAATGAGCACCTTGTGCAGCAGGCACAAAAAGTAACAAGCCCGGATCAACTGCTGACCAGCCTGTTGACAGAACAGGCTTACAGTGACTCTGTCGTATTTCTGGCCCACTGTTTCAAGAAAGAATATTCCATCTCATGGGGTTACCTCTGTCTGGTGCATACGCCTGTCTTATGGAGCAGGCAAGAGGCAAATGTTCTTGAAGGAATAGATTCATGGTTAAAGACACCTGTGGAAAAGCACCGCCGGTCCCACGAAAAAGATTTACATCATCTTGGCGTAAAATCCCCGGTAGCCTGGCTGGGACAGGCAATATTCTGGAGTGGCGGCAGTATTACGCCTGAAGATGCGCCTGCTGTTGACCCCAGTCCTTCGTTGTTTCGCCAGGCGGTATCCGGAGCTGTGCAACTGGCGGCACTGGTCGAGGATGCCATGCATACCAGTACACTCTTCCCGCGATTTATCAACCTTGGGATCAAGCTGATTGGGGGTATGCATAAAGATGACTTACTCACTCTCTCGCCGGAGGACGATAATTTATGA